Below is a window of Candidatus Stygibacter australis DNA.
AGGCTTGTCTTAGCTTCTTCCAGTTTGTCATAACGCAGATAGTCATCTGCCATCTCTTGGTAAAATTCTGCATCACGCATCTCTTCAGGTACATATTGAGCATATTCCACTGCTTTCAGCCGTTCATCAGCCCAGCGCAATCCATTAATCAAAAATAGCAGTGCTTCATTATAAGAAGCAAAGCCTGGCACGTTATCTATCAAAAATAGAAGTGAGCCTAAAACACCAAGTTTGCTGCCATGCTCAAATTCCACCCGGGCAAAGTGATACATAACTTCCGGCTGGTTGTAAGTGATTTCATTGCGAAACTGGCTGTATTTCTCATAAGCTGCCTGGGTATTACCTGAATGATAATAATATTCTGCCAGCTTGATCTGAGTCCGAAAATATTCCCCTTCTGATATCCGATCATCCTTATGCAGGTTTTGCCATGCTTCAACTAATTTCAAGGTATCTTTATCTGCTTCATATTTATCTGCCAGTTCCAGTAAAAATTCATTATAGGCTTCGCCATCGGGATATTTTTTCAAGTAATTTTCCTGCCGGGAAACAACGTCTCTGCCATGCCCACTGATAATGAGTAGTTTTTTGATTTTGATCTCTTCTTTTCTGTCTTCAGGCAAAGTGTCACCCAGATTAAAGGATATGGTATTAACTTCTAAGAGCAGGTCATCATAGGGTGCTTTTTCATTACCAGCATTCCCCATATTATCCATGATGATATAGGTTGAGGCAATTTTTTCTGCCTGGCTCAAAAGAATTAGTGCTTTTCGATAGCCGGTTTCCGGACTGCTTGCTGATAATAGCGACGCTCCCCTGGCAAAATCTTTCAGATCATACGCCAGGATTTCTGCCAGATTTTCCTGCAATAATGCCGGATTATTATACTCAAGATAAGTAGAGAGTGAATTCAATAATTTCTTGAAACCCTGCTCATAATCTTCCAGTTCATATTTGCGGATATACTCAATACTCTTCTTTATGTAATATTCCTGACCTTCAATTTCCGCCTCTTTCAGATTGATGCTTTCCAATACTCTCAGTGCTTCGGCATAATCACCCAGTTTACTGTAACAATCAGCTAAAAGGCGTTTTGCTATAAACTGATAATGGGGATTTGAGTAATTTGTGATGATCTGTCTGCAATAATTCATGGTCATATCATAATTATTAAATCGGCTATGGTAAATAAAACCGATATCCAAAAGTATCTGAGGAGCATTTTCTGGATTAAACGGTAATATTTTCTGCCAGTAATCTATTGCTTCCTTATAGCGCCCCTTTTTTTCGGCAATCTTCCCCGCAAGATAATAAGTTTCTGACTGTAGCTCCCCTGTATTTTCCTCAGATAGCAGTTTATCTACTATTTTCTGGCTTTCACCACTATTTCTTGCTGAAAAATATCCCCAGGCAATTGCCAGTTCATACTTGCCTTTCAACTCGCTTTCACGCATCACTTTATCAAAAAGCTGGCGATTGTCAGTTACTTTGGCATACTGCTTCAATTGCAGCGCTGTATTCAAATATTGCAGGATGAGCTCATCCAGATCATCAGCATTATTATATTTCTCCACCATTTCTTCCAGATTCTGCATGGCTGACTGATAGTTCTCTGTTTCCAGATAATCATTTACCAGCCGCTGCCGCATTCGCTTTTCATATTGTCGCGGTACTGTCTCCAGCAGTATCTTCTCCAGCTCAATTATCACTGCCTGAATGCCTTTTTCCTTTTCCAGAAGCTCCATCTGCAGATCGATCATTTGCCAGCGAGCATCCGATTGAGGATAATCATCAGCAATCTGCTTCATTATCTGCCTGCCTTTATCAGCATTATTATCAGCAAAACTCGCTTTAGCTACCAACAGTAGAAGTTCCGGCACTTGATCATTTTCACTGTAATTCCGCACCAGAAGTTCTCCATGTAGGATCGTGCTGCGATAATCATTCAGCAGATAATAACAGTTCACATAATCCACAAGTGCCAGTTTGCTGTATTGTGAATTGGGATAATTCTCGATCAGATCTTCAAACTGGGTGACTGCTTCCTGATATTTATCCTGTTCATACTGCATCAGGGCAAGATAATATTGATAACGGTCTGGCTTATCAGTTCCCGGATAAGCTCGCATTAACCTGGCAAAAGACGATTCCGCCTTTGCCCAGTTTTCCTGAGTTCTATAGCTTTCACCAATATAAAAGAGGGAGGTTTCTGCTTCCTCACTGGTGGGATATTCATCGATTACCTTTTGAAATTCCACGATAGCTTCTTCATATAAACCATCCTGATATAATTCCAGGGCAAATTGATAACTGGCGCAGAACAATGCCAGGGGGATCAATAGTATTATGATAAGCAATAAATGCTTCATCTTTCCTCCATTACAGTTTTAATTACCTGATGGCATACTTTTTAACTATACCACCCCACTGTAAAGTAATTTTCTGTCAATCAGGAAGATTTTGACCACCTATAAAGTTGCCGGACAGACCACGGCATAACATTATAATGTCATGCCGTGGTCTGTCCGGCAACCTTATAGGCACTTAGTAGGGACTAAATGGACTGGATGGACGCTATGGACGTAGTGATAGAGGCTGTTTAGGATGATTTTGTTGTATCCAGACCATCCCTGGTCTGGGATTTAGGAATTGATATCTAAATCAAAGTCAAAACTTCTGCTTGGCGGGGAGTGGGTATTGAATTAGGATGGTATTTCCTGACTAACTTAAGACCGGGGTAAAACAGAATCCTTCTCAAGTCATTTCGATGAGTACATCGCCATAACGTATAACTGGCAGGGTGCTAATTCTATATTATGATATAATACATTCTTTAACAAAAATAATTTTATTGTCTTGACAGCATTTTGGCAGATGTACCATATTCGGATTTGAATCAAAAAAGAGATAATATCTATTGAGGAAACATAAATGAGTGGAAAACACGGCAAGAACAAAGATTCTCTAATTTACTATATATATATATATATAGGGCAGTAGAATTATACGAATACTGGAGACTGTTATGGATTCACCAGGAAGATAGATTTAAATTTGGCTGATCAGGTGGCTTCAAATATTTGAAGCGATACGATTGATAAACATGTTTACGGATTAATTTTATTGATTTTGATTTCATAAAAATAAAGAACTGCCTGAACACTATGAATGAACAGGCAGCTATGAAACGATAAAACAGTTTTAAATTACACAGGAGATAATTATGTGTAAAGGAAAAATTTATATTTTAGCATTAATTATGCTATTACCCATATTGCTATGTGCTATTACCCTCTACGTAGATGATGATTATACCTCGACTACTCCAGGATGGGGTACAACTCATTTTGATGGAATACAGAATGCAATTAATGTGTATTCAACTGGAGATGTTATATTTGTATATCCGGGAATATATTATGAAGCAATCAGAAATTATGCAAACCAGACTTATATACCAGTTGTTATCAGGAGTAATTACAGTGTTAGCGGTAATTGGGAGGATGTGGAAAACACTGTAATAGATGCTTATGGGCAGAATGATGTAGCAGTGAGTTTTTATAGAAACGCTGGTGGAGTTAACTTTGATGTGGAATTGAATGGCTTTACTGTAAAGAATGGAACCAGGGGAATTCGTGCTAATAGAGTATATGCAGATATTTTGAATTGTATTGTTGAACACAATGGTGATGATAATAATGGTGGGGGATTATATACCCTTAATATGAGCACATCAACAATAGAGAACTGTATTTTCAGGAATAATGAAGCGGATAATGGTGGTGGAATATACTCATATAATTCATCAGTAATAATTGATAATTGTGAATTCTATAGCAATGAAGCAACTGCAGGAAAAGGTGGAGCGATATGTTTTGATTATAGAAGTGAAGGTTGTAAGCATTTAGCTATTTCTCGGAGTATTTTTTACGAAAATACTGCAGATGATTATGGCGGAGCAATATATTACCCAGGTTGTTCAAGTCAAACCTTACCGGTACTTGAGATAGATTTCAGTACCATTGCAAACAATGCAGTAACTACCGGAAATGGAGCCAAGGGATTAGATTTGGGTACTGATTATGATTATTACAAATCAGCTTTAATTGAGAATAGCATTTTTTCTGAAGCTTCACCAAATATTTCCACATCCACTTACACTTGTGATATCAATTACTCTTGCCTGAAAAATGGTTGTGATAACTCAAATGCAGATCTTTCAAACTGTATAACCAGTGATCCTGATTTTGTTTCAGCAGCTAATGATGATTATCACATCAAGTGGGGCAGCGGCTGTATTGATACTGGGGATCCTAATGCTGATGAAGATGATGATTACAGCCCTGCAGATATGGGCATTTACCCTTATCAAAGAGATCATTTTGATATGACCAGAGTAACTTACAGATGGATTTGCTATCCCAGGCTGGATGTTTCTGACGGGGTTAATAATGGTGGGCAATACGATTATCTCTGCC
It encodes the following:
- a CDS encoding tetratricopeptide repeat protein; translated protein: MKHLLLIIILLIPLALFCASYQFALELYQDGLYEEAIVEFQKVIDEYPTSEEAETSLFYIGESYRTQENWAKAESSFARLMRAYPGTDKPDRYQYYLALMQYEQDKYQEAVTQFEDLIENYPNSQYSKLALVDYVNCYYLLNDYRSTILHGELLVRNYSENDQVPELLLLVAKASFADNNADKGRQIMKQIADDYPQSDARWQMIDLQMELLEKEKGIQAVIIELEKILLETVPRQYEKRMRQRLVNDYLETENYQSAMQNLEEMVEKYNNADDLDELILQYLNTALQLKQYAKVTDNRQLFDKVMRESELKGKYELAIAWGYFSARNSGESQKIVDKLLSEENTGELQSETYYLAGKIAEKKGRYKEAIDYWQKILPFNPENAPQILLDIGFIYHSRFNNYDMTMNYCRQIITNYSNPHYQFIAKRLLADCYSKLGDYAEALRVLESINLKEAEIEGQEYYIKKSIEYIRKYELEDYEQGFKKLLNSLSTYLEYNNPALLQENLAEILAYDLKDFARGASLLSASSPETGYRKALILLSQAEKIASTYIIMDNMGNAGNEKAPYDDLLLEVNTISFNLGDTLPEDRKEEIKIKKLLIISGHGRDVVSRQENYLKKYPDGEAYNEFLLELADKYEADKDTLKLVEAWQNLHKDDRISEGEYFRTQIKLAEYYYHSGNTQAAYEKYSQFRNEITYNQPEVMYHFARVEFEHGSKLGVLGSLLFLIDNVPGFASYNEALLFLINGLRWADERLKAVEYAQYVPEEMRDAEFYQEMADDYLRYDKLEEAKTSL